A single Micromonospora sp. CCTCC AA 2012012 DNA region contains:
- a CDS encoding response regulator transcription factor has protein sequence MRSRFQVLLADDDRAVRDALERALRFEGYAIEVAADGEDALRRAAAGSPDLIVLDVMMPRLDGLETCRRLRTMGDHTPVLMLTARDAIGDRVAGLDAGADDYLVKPFALQELLARVRALLRRVAGGDAGRSDAARVGDLWLDRRSRRVRWRDVPVELTRTEFNLLQTLFDHAGQVLSRRQIFELVWGYDLDRTSNSLDVYVGYLRRKLEAAGAPRLVHTVRGVGFVLREDA, from the coding sequence GTGAGAAGCCGTTTCCAGGTCCTGTTGGCTGACGACGACCGGGCCGTCCGTGACGCCCTCGAACGGGCGTTGCGCTTCGAGGGGTACGCGATCGAGGTCGCCGCGGACGGCGAGGACGCCCTGCGGCGGGCCGCCGCGGGCTCCCCGGACCTGATCGTGCTGGACGTCATGATGCCCCGCCTCGACGGCCTGGAGACGTGCCGGCGCCTGCGCACGATGGGCGACCACACGCCGGTGCTCATGCTGACGGCCCGCGACGCGATCGGTGACCGGGTCGCGGGCCTGGACGCCGGCGCCGACGACTACCTGGTCAAACCGTTCGCGTTGCAGGAGCTGCTGGCCCGGGTGCGGGCCCTGCTGCGCCGCGTGGCCGGTGGCGACGCCGGGCGGTCCGACGCGGCCCGGGTGGGCGACCTGTGGCTGGACCGCCGCTCCCGCCGGGTGCGGTGGCGCGACGTCCCGGTCGAGCTGACCAGGACGGAGTTCAACCTGCTGCAGACCCTGTTCGACCACGCCGGTCAGGTGCTGAGCCGCCGACAGATCTTCGAGCTCGTGTGGGGCTACGACCTCGACCGCACCTCCAACAGTCTCGACGTCTACGTCGGGTACCTGCGGCGCAAGCTGGAGGCGGCCGGTGCCCCCCGTCTCGTGCACACCGTCCGCGGCGTCGGCTTCGTGCTCCGCGAGGACGCGTGA
- a CDS encoding HAMP domain-containing sensor histidine kinase, translated as MRRRRRSMQARLALIVAVAVTGTAVLVCALAWLAVRRTLIDQADQELRTISQGPVARIDPATIPDIPDSPLNGPTAVQIRARLADGRTVLTSPQIAPLPFGAREEAVAAGRVSSARYTTSVPAGRFRVLVVPGVNGSTLQFARSLRDADTTLRHIGVVMLVLVVGAAASAALAGRVMGRAGLAPVHRLTRAATRVADTQDLDHPIAVDGDDEVGQLGRAFNRMLTALGRARRAQQDLIEDAAHELRTPMASMRTNVELLIHAGDRLGAADRGALLRDLDRQSVELSDLVADLVDLARSTGVEEAPVPLDLAEVAAGAVDRARARTPYADYALVTRPAAVVGRPAALERAVVNLLDNAVKFGPPTQTVEVTVTGPPGGPVELTVADRAPTIPSAERERIFHRFHRLDTSRAVPGSGLGLAIVAQTVASHEGTVDVLARSGGGNVFRLRFPAGPVPTEPGRGPAEG; from the coding sequence GTGAGACGGCGCCGGCGGTCGATGCAGGCCCGGCTCGCGCTGATCGTCGCGGTCGCGGTCACCGGCACGGCCGTGCTGGTCTGCGCCCTGGCCTGGCTCGCGGTGCGCCGTACCCTGATCGACCAGGCCGACCAGGAGCTGCGGACCATCTCCCAGGGACCGGTGGCACGGATCGACCCGGCGACCATCCCGGACATCCCGGACAGCCCGCTGAACGGGCCCACGGCCGTGCAGATCCGGGCCCGGCTGGCCGACGGGCGCACCGTGCTGACCAGCCCGCAGATCGCGCCGCTGCCCTTCGGCGCCCGCGAGGAGGCGGTCGCCGCCGGCCGGGTCTCCTCGGCGCGCTACACGACCAGCGTCCCGGCGGGCCGGTTCCGGGTGCTCGTGGTGCCCGGCGTCAACGGCTCGACGCTGCAGTTCGCCCGGTCGCTGCGGGACGCGGACACCACGCTGCGGCACATCGGGGTCGTGATGCTCGTCCTGGTCGTGGGGGCCGCGGCATCCGCCGCGCTGGCCGGCCGGGTGATGGGGCGCGCCGGGCTCGCGCCGGTGCACCGGCTGACCCGGGCGGCCACCCGGGTCGCGGACACCCAGGATCTCGACCACCCGATCGCGGTGGACGGCGACGACGAGGTGGGGCAGCTCGGGAGGGCGTTCAACCGCATGTTGACGGCGCTGGGCCGCGCGCGGAGGGCCCAGCAGGACCTCATCGAGGACGCCGCCCACGAGTTGCGCACCCCGATGGCGAGCATGCGCACCAACGTCGAGCTGCTGATCCACGCGGGCGACCGGCTCGGCGCGGCCGACCGCGGCGCGCTGCTGCGGGACCTGGACCGGCAGAGCGTCGAGCTGTCCGACCTGGTGGCCGACCTCGTCGACCTGGCCCGGTCGACCGGTGTCGAGGAGGCGCCGGTACCGCTGGATCTGGCGGAGGTGGCGGCGGGTGCGGTGGACCGGGCGCGGGCCCGGACGCCGTACGCCGACTACGCGCTCGTCACCCGGCCGGCGGCGGTCGTCGGCCGGCCGGCCGCCCTGGAACGGGCGGTGGTGAACCTGCTGGACAATGCGGTCAAGTTCGGCCCGCCCACGCAGACGGTGGAGGTGACCGTGACGGGTCCGCCCGGCGGCCCGGTGGAGCTGACCGTGGCGGACCGGGCGCCCACGATCCCGTCCGCCGAGCGGGAACGGATCTTCCACCGGTTCCACCGACTGGACACGTCCCGCGCGGTGCCCGGGTCGGGCCTGGGGCTGGCGATCGTCGCCCAGACGGTGGCCAGCCACGAGGGCACCGTCGACGTGCTTGCCCGTTCCGGCGGCGGGAACGTCTTCCGGCTGCGCTTCCCGGCCGGGCCGGTGCCGACGGAACCGGGGCGCGGGCCGGCCGAGGGGTGA
- a CDS encoding AfsR/SARP family transcriptional regulator: MVSFRLLGPVTAWDQDQQIDLGRPKQRKVLAALLVSAGVAVSTDTLVDRVWDDRPPAQPRKALHAHVSRLRGLLGRTGGPDGSRPRLVRQSGGYAIDVDPASVDLHHARRLVEQARAPRTDDRDRVSLLRAAVDLWREEPLAGISGRWVEQTRHVLRQQHLDAVVAWARTELRLGNGTDLVTPLTHLTGEYPLTEPLVAALMRALHAAGRSAQAIDVYTTARLRLAEELGTDPGRELQDLHTTILRGDPVTAVARPATVPVGPRPVAPAQLPAAVLGFTGRDSAQAALDGTDARVVAITGAPGIGKTALAVHWAHRTAGRFPDGVLFLDLRGFDPTGNAVDPVEALGTLLAGLGVPATRLPDELAARSALYRTTISDRRLLVVLDNARHAEQVRPLLPAAPGCRTVVTSRDDLTGLVAADGAHPVTLAPLDPTAAESLLAGKIGRDRIDRERDAASGILDHCAGLPLALAIAAARAAITPTWSLTELAGQLFTRDAGLDGFAGRDPRTDLRSVFSWSYLALETLTKRMFRLSALHHGPDLTVPVAASLTGATPDAARRALGELCAARLADEHRPGRYHTHDLLRAYAAELLRVHDPVEERSAAVGRLLAHYLSTAHTATAILDPLRDLPSMPPPAPDVTRVAIGDRKQALSWFRTEHAALAATARQAAILDLPVQAWQLSWHLAGYYEAQGWRSQWRDLQRHALRLTERIGDPAVTAHTHQNLAAACAAQRRHTEADRHFARALDLFIETGDRPGQARVHSGLGVMASHRGQLQRAVEHTERAHRLYTDVGDRVGLARTHNNLAALHTELGQYHDALRHCRLALRLHQGLDDRAGKAYLLDSLGTLLHRLGRYRAAVTYLEAAVQASEENGVMLPLAYALDHLGDAHLALADPARARLHWQRARDLFETFAGQDTGVITTKLDGLDGRPGEPGGVRGSVPSTGAT, translated from the coding sequence ATGGTCAGCTTTCGCCTGCTGGGGCCGGTGACGGCCTGGGACCAGGACCAACAGATCGATCTTGGTCGGCCGAAACAGCGGAAGGTGCTCGCCGCCCTGCTCGTCAGCGCCGGCGTCGCCGTCAGCACCGACACCCTGGTGGACCGGGTCTGGGACGACCGCCCACCGGCACAGCCCCGAAAGGCGCTCCACGCTCACGTCTCCCGCCTGCGCGGCCTGCTCGGCAGGACCGGCGGCCCGGACGGGAGCCGGCCCCGGCTGGTCCGGCAGTCCGGCGGCTACGCCATCGACGTGGACCCGGCCAGCGTCGATCTGCATCACGCCAGGCGGCTGGTCGAACAGGCCCGTGCCCCCCGCACCGACGACCGAGACCGGGTGTCGTTGCTGCGGGCGGCGGTCGACCTGTGGCGGGAGGAGCCACTGGCCGGCATCTCCGGCCGGTGGGTCGAGCAGACCCGGCACGTCCTACGCCAGCAGCACCTCGACGCGGTCGTGGCGTGGGCGCGGACCGAGCTGCGGCTCGGTAACGGTACGGACCTCGTCACCCCGCTCACCCACCTCACCGGGGAGTATCCGCTGACCGAACCGCTCGTCGCGGCCCTGATGCGGGCACTGCACGCGGCGGGCCGGAGCGCCCAGGCCATCGACGTCTACACCACGGCCCGGCTCCGGCTCGCCGAGGAGTTGGGCACCGACCCAGGACGGGAACTCCAGGACCTGCACACCACGATCCTTCGCGGCGACCCGGTGACGGCTGTTGCCCGGCCAGCGACCGTACCGGTCGGCCCGCGCCCGGTCGCCCCGGCGCAACTGCCCGCCGCCGTGCTGGGCTTCACCGGCAGAGACAGCGCACAAGCGGCGCTGGACGGCACCGACGCCCGGGTCGTCGCCATCACCGGAGCACCGGGGATCGGCAAGACAGCACTCGCTGTCCACTGGGCACACCGGACGGCTGGCCGGTTCCCCGACGGCGTCCTCTTCCTGGACCTGCGCGGCTTCGACCCGACAGGCAACGCCGTCGATCCGGTCGAGGCACTCGGCACCCTGCTGGCGGGACTCGGGGTACCGGCCACCCGGTTGCCCGACGAGCTCGCCGCCCGTTCGGCGCTGTACCGCACCACGATCAGCGACAGACGCCTGCTCGTCGTGCTGGACAACGCGCGCCACGCCGAGCAGGTCCGCCCGCTGCTGCCGGCCGCGCCGGGCTGCCGCACGGTGGTGACCAGCCGCGACGATCTCACCGGCCTGGTCGCGGCGGACGGCGCCCACCCGGTCACGCTGGCGCCACTCGACCCGACCGCCGCCGAGAGCCTGCTGGCCGGCAAGATCGGCCGGGACCGGATCGACCGCGAACGCGACGCGGCCAGCGGCATTCTCGATCACTGCGCCGGCCTGCCGCTGGCGCTGGCCATCGCCGCCGCGCGGGCCGCCATTACGCCGACCTGGAGCCTCACCGAGCTGGCGGGCCAGTTGTTCACCAGGGACGCCGGTCTCGACGGGTTCGCCGGCCGCGACCCCCGCACCGACCTGCGCTCCGTGTTCTCCTGGTCCTACCTGGCCCTGGAAACCCTCACCAAAAGGATGTTCCGGCTGTCCGCCCTGCACCACGGCCCAGACCTCACCGTGCCAGTCGCGGCCAGTCTCACCGGAGCCACACCCGACGCGGCCCGCCGGGCCCTCGGCGAGCTGTGCGCGGCCCGGCTCGCGGACGAACACCGACCCGGCCGGTACCACACCCACGACCTGCTCCGCGCCTACGCCGCCGAACTGCTCCGCGTCCACGACCCGGTCGAGGAGCGTAGCGCGGCGGTCGGCCGATTACTCGCCCACTACCTCAGCACCGCGCACACCGCCACGGCCATCCTCGACCCACTCCGCGACCTGCCGTCGATGCCGCCCCCAGCGCCAGACGTGACGCGGGTCGCCATCGGCGACCGGAAACAGGCCCTGTCCTGGTTCCGTACCGAACACGCCGCCCTGGCGGCCACCGCCCGACAAGCCGCCATACTCGACCTGCCCGTCCAGGCATGGCAGCTCAGCTGGCATCTCGCCGGCTACTACGAAGCCCAGGGGTGGCGGAGCCAGTGGCGCGACCTGCAGCGTCACGCGCTGCGGCTCACCGAACGCATCGGCGATCCGGCGGTCACCGCACACACCCACCAGAACCTCGCCGCCGCCTGTGCGGCCCAACGCCGGCACACCGAAGCCGACCGGCACTTCGCCCGCGCCCTCGACCTGTTCATCGAAACCGGCGATCGGCCCGGACAGGCCCGCGTACACAGCGGCCTGGGGGTGATGGCCAGCCACCGCGGCCAACTCCAACGAGCCGTCGAACACACCGAACGGGCCCACCGGCTCTACACCGACGTCGGCGACCGGGTCGGCCTCGCCCGCACCCACAACAACCTCGCCGCCCTGCACACCGAGCTGGGGCAGTACCACGACGCGCTGCGGCACTGCCGCCTCGCGCTCCGACTGCATCAGGGACTGGACGACCGCGCCGGCAAGGCGTACCTGCTCGACAGCCTCGGCACCCTGCTCCACCGGCTCGGCCGATACCGCGCCGCCGTCACCTACCTCGAGGCCGCTGTCCAGGCCAGCGAGGAGAACGGCGTCATGCTGCCGCTGGCGTACGCCCTCGACCACCTCGGGGACGCGCACCTGGCCCTCGCCGACCCCGCTCGAGCCCGGCTGCACTGGCAGCGAGCCCGCGACCTCTTCGAGACGTTCGCCGGGCAGGACACCGGTGTCATCACCACCAAACTCGACGGGCTGGACGGTCGGCCGGGCGAGCCGGGCGGCGTTCGAGGATCCGTCCCGAGTACCGGCGCGACATGA
- a CDS encoding PLL family lectin translates to MQMMRADRAGSGLGRRGRVANWRNVVRAALMAAAVLVAGLIVVPQPAYAGDWGGAPVTETNKDGRKEQFWVGGDGAVWHRWESSPGSGYTSGDWSLGGRVSSGVGVSHNQDGRLEIFGRAAGGDLNHKWQLTPGGDWSGWASLGGALKAYTGVYADYFSNNGGTIRVKVTGVDNALHYKWQDKPNCCWRDYWQ, encoded by the coding sequence ATGCAGATGATGCGAGCGGACCGGGCCGGGTCCGGCCTGGGACGGCGGGGGAGGGTCGCCAACTGGCGGAATGTGGTGCGGGCGGCTCTGATGGCGGCCGCGGTGCTGGTGGCGGGGCTGATCGTGGTGCCGCAACCCGCCTACGCGGGTGACTGGGGAGGAGCGCCGGTGACGGAGACCAACAAGGACGGGCGGAAGGAGCAGTTCTGGGTCGGCGGTGACGGGGCGGTCTGGCACCGTTGGGAGTCGAGCCCCGGCTCGGGGTACACCAGTGGGGACTGGAGCCTCGGCGGGAGGGTCTCCAGTGGTGTCGGGGTCAGCCACAACCAGGACGGTCGCCTGGAGATCTTCGGCCGGGCGGCCGGTGGCGACCTGAACCACAAATGGCAGCTCACGCCGGGTGGCGACTGGAGTGGTTGGGCATCGCTGGGCGGCGCGCTGAAGGCGTACACGGGGGTGTACGCGGACTACTTCTCCAACAACGGCGGCACCATCCGCGTGAAGGTGACCGGCGTCGACAACGCCCTGCACTACAAGTGGCAGGACAAGCCGAACTGCTGCTGGCGGGACTACTGGCAGTAG
- a CDS encoding ATP-binding protein encodes MRSIRVRLTLAFAVVALITAAAALNLALVYFERRLAGLPPDVASQVDRRLSLAGGDFDGFRELSAVVAVSLACGLVAAVLLARRLSRPLRALSGAARRVAGGDLAARADVRSGRDELGALVTDFNAMAATLEAWEHERRVTSAAIAHELRTPLAALTARLQALHDGVLRWDEQEPARLLRHTDVLARLVEDLRTLSLADAGRLRLRRRRTDLRATVAEAVTGHGALAAARGVALTLTGLPDGPALTDVDVDRIGQVLANVLANAIRHTPPGGGVTVAVGAGPGRVAVTVDDSGPGVPADQRERVFDRFARLGSPEPGDGGSGLGLAVAQALVRGHGGSITMDAAPAGGARVEILLPTAPA; translated from the coding sequence GTGAGGAGCATCCGCGTACGCCTGACCCTGGCCTTCGCCGTCGTCGCCCTGATCACCGCGGCCGCCGCGCTCAACCTGGCCCTGGTCTACTTCGAGCGCCGTCTCGCCGGGCTGCCGCCGGACGTGGCGTCCCAGGTGGACCGGCGCCTGTCGCTGGCCGGCGGCGACTTCGACGGCTTCCGGGAGCTCTCCGCCGTGGTCGCCGTCAGCCTCGCCTGCGGGCTGGTGGCGGCGGTGCTGCTGGCCCGGCGGTTGAGCCGGCCGCTGCGCGCGCTCAGCGGCGCCGCCCGCCGGGTGGCCGGCGGTGACCTGGCCGCCCGCGCCGACGTCCGCAGCGGGCGGGACGAGCTGGGCGCCCTGGTCACCGACTTCAACGCGATGGCCGCCACCCTGGAGGCGTGGGAGCACGAACGGCGGGTGACCAGCGCGGCCATCGCCCACGAGCTGCGGACGCCGCTGGCCGCGCTCACCGCCCGCCTCCAGGCGCTGCACGACGGGGTGCTGCGCTGGGACGAGCAGGAGCCGGCCCGGCTGTTGCGGCACACCGACGTGCTCGCCCGGCTGGTGGAGGACCTGCGGACGCTGAGCCTCGCCGACGCCGGGCGGCTGCGCCTGCGCCGACGCCGCACCGACCTGCGGGCGACGGTCGCGGAGGCGGTCACCGGGCACGGGGCGCTCGCGGCGGCCCGCGGCGTCGCGCTGACGCTCACCGGTCTGCCGGACGGGCCGGCGCTGACCGACGTGGACGTCGACCGGATCGGGCAGGTGCTCGCCAACGTGCTGGCGAACGCGATCCGGCACACGCCACCGGGGGGCGGCGTCACGGTCGCCGTCGGTGCCGGTCCCGGGCGGGTGGCGGTGACGGTCGACGACTCCGGCCCGGGCGTCCCCGCCGACCAGCGGGAACGCGTCTTCGACCGGTTCGCGCGGCTCGGCTCCCCCGAGCCCGGTGACGGCGGCAGCGGCCTCGGGCTGGCCGTCGCGCAGGCACTGGTGCGCGGACATGGCGGGTCGATCACGATGGACGCGGCACCGGCGGGGGGCGCCCGGGTGGAGATCCTGCTGCCGACCGCCCCCGCCTGA
- a CDS encoding SDR family oxidoreductase — translation MTSTEIPPTGPLTVVVHGATGTQGAPVVRRLLAAGHRVRAAVRDPRRLAATFPTGVQPVAADLLDPDSLRRAYTGADAVVVHLPLVFAGERAVPQAEAVLAALGDAAVPRAVFNTGGPLVPAPVGVPYLDARAVLAARLPDVVPVAAVVGPAGGYLENLSAPWSAPRVAAGELAYPLPAEVPMPWVALDDLADGIAASLTVPAPPARQVIAGPQPLTGDAAAAELSAALGRPVRWRTIGTDEYERMLAPHIGPEAAAGIAGFYAPPPPGAPALPGPDPALITTGPTTLRAWAGRQSWPAGPES, via the coding sequence ATGACCTCGACCGAAATCCCGCCCACCGGCCCCCTCACCGTGGTGGTGCACGGCGCCACCGGAACCCAGGGCGCCCCCGTCGTACGCCGGCTCCTCGCCGCCGGGCACCGGGTCCGCGCCGCCGTCCGCGACCCCCGGCGGCTCGCCGCCACCTTCCCCACCGGCGTGCAGCCGGTGGCGGCCGACCTGCTCGACCCGGACTCGCTCCGACGGGCCTACACCGGCGCGGACGCCGTCGTCGTCCACCTCCCCCTGGTCTTCGCCGGGGAGCGGGCGGTGCCGCAGGCGGAGGCGGTGCTCGCCGCGCTGGGCGACGCCGCTGTCCCGCGCGCGGTGTTCAACACGGGCGGCCCGCTGGTGCCGGCGCCGGTCGGCGTGCCCTACCTCGACGCCCGCGCAGTCCTGGCGGCCCGGCTCCCCGACGTCGTTCCCGTCGCCGCCGTGGTGGGACCCGCCGGGGGCTACCTGGAGAACCTGTCGGCGCCCTGGTCGGCGCCGCGGGTCGCCGCCGGGGAACTGGCCTACCCGCTGCCCGCCGAGGTGCCGATGCCCTGGGTCGCCCTCGACGACCTCGCCGACGGCATCGCCGCGAGCCTCACCGTTCCGGCGCCGCCGGCGCGGCAGGTGATCGCCGGGCCCCAGCCCCTCACCGGCGACGCGGCGGCGGCCGAGCTGTCGGCCGCCCTCGGCCGGCCGGTGCGGTGGCGCACCATCGGCACCGACGAGTACGAGCGGATGCTCGCCCCGCACATCGGCCCGGAGGCGGCCGCGGGCATCGCCGGCTTCTACGCGCCGCCGCCGCCCGGAGCGCCCGCGCTGCCGGGCCCGGACCCGGCCCTGATCACGACCGGGCCGACGACCCTGCGAGCCTGGGCGGGACGGCAGTCCTGGCCTGCCGGGCCCGAGAGCTGA
- a CDS encoding CPBP family intramembrane glutamic endopeptidase → MSRTAEVRNDAVPARAAGRRWRDGVARRPVAWFWVIAVAIELVVIPVFLFSGAQAGLDAALTATGTDFNTDLVGAVRLVLADPRALAGVGLSVVQVAAPDLAVLVVGLLAGGDHLRRVGRRWRCWAPAVGRRRGLVIWLQVTVVFSAMNLATAGLNALTARDNGFVWNVRPLLWPFLLGLLVAMFLDGGAVFEENGWRGFALPLLQRRHGPLAGSVLLGLMWAGWHLPVKFDLVGYGWGAIPLVAVLTAKFVALTVVMTYFFNRAGGATILAVAMHGLSNDSVRLGGFVFGDGLGAYLTSEVNLLIPLAVVAVGVTVATRGRLGVRPGGHREE, encoded by the coding sequence ATGTCCCGGACAGCCGAGGTGCGCAATGACGCCGTGCCGGCCCGCGCCGCCGGTCGGCGCTGGCGCGACGGGGTGGCCCGCCGGCCGGTGGCCTGGTTCTGGGTGATCGCGGTCGCCATCGAGCTGGTGGTCATACCCGTCTTCCTGTTCAGCGGCGCGCAGGCGGGCCTCGACGCGGCCCTCACCGCGACGGGGACCGACTTCAACACCGACCTGGTCGGCGCGGTCCGCCTGGTGCTGGCCGACCCGCGGGCGCTGGCCGGGGTCGGCCTCTCCGTCGTGCAGGTCGCGGCGCCCGACCTCGCGGTCCTGGTCGTCGGGCTGCTGGCCGGCGGTGACCACCTGCGCCGGGTGGGGCGCCGCTGGCGGTGCTGGGCGCCGGCCGTCGGCCGGCGGCGCGGTCTGGTGATCTGGCTCCAGGTCACCGTCGTGTTCAGCGCCATGAACCTCGCCACGGCGGGCCTCAACGCCCTGACCGCCCGCGACAACGGCTTCGTGTGGAACGTCCGCCCGCTGCTCTGGCCGTTCCTGCTGGGCTTGCTCGTCGCCATGTTCCTCGACGGCGGGGCGGTCTTCGAGGAGAACGGCTGGCGTGGTTTCGCCCTGCCCCTGCTCCAGCGTCGCCACGGCCCGCTGGCCGGCTCGGTGCTGCTCGGCCTGATGTGGGCGGGCTGGCATCTGCCGGTCAAGTTCGACCTCGTGGGCTACGGGTGGGGTGCGATACCGCTCGTCGCCGTCCTCACCGCCAAGTTCGTCGCGCTGACCGTGGTCATGACGTACTTCTTCAACCGGGCCGGCGGCGCGACGATCCTGGCGGTCGCCATGCACGGCCTGTCCAACGACTCGGTGCGGCTCGGCGGCTTCGTCTTCGGTGACGGTCTAGGCGCCTACCTCACCAGCGAGGTCAACCTGCTGATCCCGTTGGCGGTCGTCGCGGTGGGCGTGACGGTGGCCACCCGGGGGCGGCTCGGGGTGCGCCCGGGTGGCCACCGGGAGGAGTAA
- a CDS encoding winged helix-turn-helix transcriptional regulator, with protein sequence METKARAADPRTAPTAAGDDWTEVPASGCGVERTLRVLDGKWTTLIVRELLTGPRRFGELRAALGEPSAKTITDRLRALEHQGILTRTVHAEVPPRVVYALTDRGRSLRSVLDAMLVWGEQQG encoded by the coding sequence ATGGAAACCAAGGCCCGAGCGGCCGATCCGCGTACCGCGCCCACCGCAGCGGGTGACGACTGGACCGAGGTGCCGGCGAGCGGCTGCGGTGTGGAACGCACCCTGCGCGTCCTCGACGGCAAGTGGACCACCCTGATCGTGCGCGAGCTGCTCACCGGGCCGAGGCGCTTCGGGGAGCTACGCGCCGCCCTGGGCGAGCCGAGTGCCAAGACCATCACCGACCGACTGCGCGCCCTCGAACATCAGGGCATCCTCACCCGCACCGTCCACGCGGAGGTGCCGCCCCGCGTGGTGTACGCCCTGACGGACCGTGGCCGCAGCCTGCGGAGCGTCCTGGACGCCATGCTGGTGTGGGGCGAGCAGCAGGGTTGA
- a CDS encoding response regulator transcription factor, which yields MPDVRRLLVVEDEPDVREVLASYLRRDGHAVTATGHGGDAWQLFRRERPNLVVLDVLLPGVDGFEVLRRIRADGDVPVIMVTARDEDVDRLVGLRMGADDYVVKPFNPAEVAARVAAVLRRCGGGPAGGGDLIRLGPLTLDPDATEAVVAGTPLPLTATEYRLLLHLARHPRRTLSRAQLRAAVLPDSAALDRVVDAHLTNLRRKLTDAGVPGSLIDTVRGIGYRLTPPPEQR from the coding sequence GTGCCGGACGTACGCCGACTGCTGGTGGTGGAGGACGAGCCCGACGTGCGCGAGGTACTGGCCTCCTACCTACGGCGGGACGGTCACGCGGTGACGGCCACCGGCCACGGCGGCGACGCCTGGCAGCTGTTCCGGCGCGAACGCCCCAACCTCGTGGTCCTCGACGTGCTGCTGCCGGGCGTGGACGGCTTCGAAGTGCTGCGCCGCATCCGCGCCGACGGTGACGTGCCCGTCATCATGGTGACCGCGCGCGACGAGGACGTGGACAGGCTCGTCGGCCTGCGGATGGGCGCCGACGACTACGTGGTGAAGCCGTTCAACCCGGCCGAGGTGGCCGCCCGGGTGGCCGCCGTCCTGCGCCGCTGCGGCGGCGGCCCGGCCGGCGGCGGCGACCTCATCCGTCTCGGCCCGCTCACGCTCGATCCGGACGCCACCGAGGCGGTCGTGGCCGGGACACCGCTGCCGCTGACGGCCACCGAGTACCGGCTGCTGCTGCACCTCGCCCGGCATCCGCGCCGCACGCTCAGCCGGGCGCAGCTGCGGGCGGCCGTGCTGCCGGACTCCGCCGCGCTGGACCGCGTCGTCGACGCCCACCTGACGAACCTGCGGCGCAAGCTCACCGACGCGGGTGTCCCCGGCAGCCTCATCGACACCGTCCGCGGCATCGGCTACCGCCTCACCCCGCCACCGGAGCAGCGGTGA